GTTGGCGATAATTATTTGACTGATATTACAGCTGGCATTAAAAATGACTTTCCAACACTTCTAGTGACAACTGGATTTACCAAGGCGGAAGAGGTTGCAGGTCTACCTGTAAAACCAGACCATGTGCTTGCTAGTCTAGCGGAGTGGGATTTTGATGCGAACTAAGATTGAGGCTGTTCTGACTCCGATTTGGCTTTTGGCCCTGTCTATTCTGGTGACAATTTATCTGGCATGGGGATTCTATTATTTTGATATTGATTGGATGCATCTTATGGACTATGTCATTATCGGAAAGACGGAGCTTTGGCATAATTTCAATGTCCTCATGCAGTACTTGACCTTTCCTTGGGTTGGTCATCTGGCCATGCCTGATTTTCCATCGTCGGAGAGTGGGCTAAAGCATTTTCATGATGTGAAGTGGCTCTTTCATTTGGTACAGGGGCTTGTTATCCTACTGGCTTATCCAGCTGTGACCTTTCTTTGGCGAAATGTGAAGAAGAGCACCTTTGGTCTTTATCGTAGGCTTTATATGAGTTTAGCTGTTTTACCAATCCTTATTGGAGTGGTGGGAGTTTTTCTCGGATTTGATGAGTTTTTTACGCTCTTTCATGAAGCCCTCTTTCCTGGAGATAGCAGTTGGCTCTTTAATCCAATCTTGGATCCGATTATCAATGTTTTACCAGAAGAGTATTTCCTTCAATGTTTTGTGATTTTCTTTATTATTTATGAGGGGTTGATGGTGAGTTTGACCTGGTTGGCCCATAAGCAGCTTACAATGTATTTGAAAAATAAGGAGTAGTTATGTCTATTCGTGATAACCATTTGCATACCCATCATTCCTATGATTCGGATGCGAACTTTACTGACTATTTGACACATTTTGATGGGGAGATTGTAACGACAGAGCATTATGATCTCTCTAATCCTTATACCAAACAGGACGATGTGCCCGAGTACGAGGCTTATAGTCACGAAATCGAAAGTCTTAACCTCAAGTATGGCAATCGTATTAAACGTGGCATCGAGATTGGTTATTACCAGCCTAGAGAAAGCGATATTTTGGCCTTTTTGGATGGTAAGGACTATGATCTCAAACTTTTATCTGTTCACCATAACGGAGTCAATGATTATCTTGATGATGAGGTAGCTGATATGGACAAGGCTAGCATTATTCAAGAATATCTGGACAAGTTGGAGTACGCTATTGGTCGTGTGAACGCAGATGTTCTGGCCCATTTTGACTATGGTTTCCGCCTGTTTGACGTGACTATTGATGAGTTAAAAACCTATGAGGAGCAGCTCAAACGTATTTTCCAGAAAATGCTTGCTAATGATTTGGCTTTTGAGCTGAATGCAAAGAGCATGTATCTCTATCATCACGAAGATCTTTATCGTTATGCCTTGGGGCTTGTTAAGGATTTGGGATGTTGCAAGTATTCTATCGGCTCTGATGGGCATAAGTTAGAGCATTTTCGTCTGAACTTTGATAAGATTCAGGAGCTCTTGAGAGAATTTGATATTACTGAAGATATGATTATATAGCGAAGATGGCTTCAA
The DNA window shown above is from Streptococcus salivarius and carries:
- a CDS encoding TIGR01906 family membrane protein, which encodes MRTKIEAVLTPIWLLALSILVTIYLAWGFYYFDIDWMHLMDYVIIGKTELWHNFNVLMQYLTFPWVGHLAMPDFPSSESGLKHFHDVKWLFHLVQGLVILLAYPAVTFLWRNVKKSTFGLYRRLYMSLAVLPILIGVVGVFLGFDEFFTLFHEALFPGDSSWLFNPILDPIINVLPEEYFLQCFVIFFIIYEGLMVSLTWLAHKQLTMYLKNKE
- a CDS encoding PHP domain-containing protein codes for the protein MRDNHLHTHHSYDSDANFTDYLTHFDGEIVTTEHYDLSNPYTKQDDVPEYEAYSHEIESLNLKYGNRIKRGIEIGYYQPRESDILAFLDGKDYDLKLLSVHHNGVNDYLDDEVADMDKASIIQEYLDKLEYAIGRVNADVLAHFDYGFRLFDVTIDELKTYEEQLKRIFQKMLANDLAFELNAKSMYLYHHEDLYRYALGLVKDLGCCKYSIGSDGHKLEHFRLNFDKIQELLREFDITEDMII